The nucleotide window tacctatttcctaaagCATATCAAGTTTTTCCACTCGATCCTTTTATTGATATCCATCCATTGTTTATTTTCCCCATTGTAGCAAAAGCGGCGTTGTGAGATCGAACAAAAGCTGGAGGTGCAGGCAGAGGCTgagaagaagaaggtggagggCGAGAGGAGAGAACTTTTTGAGGAGAGACGGGCCAAGCAGACTGAGCTGAAGCTACTGGAGCAGAAAGTGGAATTGGCTCAGCTGGTGCGGGAACCTTTTCGATGTGTTTAGGGCGTGGCAATCATACAAAAAAATGATGTTTTGGAAACGACATGAAATGGATAATGGAGGGGATTGAAATAGATAATGGATGGGATTTTTCCATCAGTAATAGTCTCtcaaattatttttattaaccACTGAAGAAAAGCCATTATTTGGAGTCATTCCCTTAAAAACTATTTTCCCAAAATATATGACAGACCGTTCCTGTGTTATGGAATTGATCTGCCAAAGAATTTATATTGTTGAGGGACTTGATGATGTAATGTTATATGGCATAAAATCCAGTCTCAAGTAaccatttattcatattttacaaATTAGGTAAATGGTAGAGGTGTTTGTTAACTTTCTGTCACTGTTTTAAATCAAATAGTATTATTCTGTTGACCCCATCCTGCAGAAGAACATTTAACAGTACAGTTGGctaatgttgttattttttttttcaacaccaGCAAGATGAGTGGAACAGCCACAACGTCCTTCTGGTGAAATTCATCCGCACCAAGGCTAAACCGCACATCTTCTACAAGCCCGGGAAGGTGTGTTCCGCCACACAAAAGCTCCTCGACGAGTCCACCAAAAATCTCAATGGTAAGAACCACGGGTATATTTTTCTTGCTGAAAGCCCCCGCCATAATTTCAATCTACCAAAGACGAAGGAAACATACAATGTTGCAATGTTAATATTAGGTTGACGTCTTTGGTTCTTCCCAATTCGTATCTGCGGAGGAACATCAGAGGAGCCACTGCGTAGTAGAAAGACCACACACTTctaaagagttttccttcttgAACTGTGTTGACCACAATGGGTGGTAATGGATAAAGCAGCGCTGGACGTTATAAGAATGACAATGAAGCTGTATGGCGGAGCCGGTACCAGTGCTCTCATAGCTGATACGACTCACCTACATTCTTATTGAGACACCGCTTTCAACCGGCAACTCAAATACGTAAAATAGTTGATTTTTACATCCTGCAACGTTTCAATTATATCGCACTGCCCTTTTATAGGCGACATTGAGGAGCATATGAAGAAAAGGTTACACATGCTGACCTTATGCTAGAACTTAAAATGACGCTTGAGCTTTCAGCTGTGggttacatttatttttctttcaatgAGAACCAATCAAAGAGTAACGCGGTCATGGAAAAGGTCAATGTTGAGGTGTTGGCTCTGAATCTGCCATTGTCCTCAAACCTCATGTGTTCTTTGCAATCAACGGTGTTTTCTCTCCTCCAGTCGTGTTTGAGGAAAGGCGGGAGGCGTTTGCTGAGCACCTCAGCAAAATGGAGGCACGCCCCCGGCGACAGATAAACCGCGACACGGATGCCGGCGCTATGAAGAGGGACCAATCGGCGGAGGGTAAGCCCGCAGGCCAGGTAGTCAAGGTGACAGGTAACCGGGGTGACTTGGAaatggaggaggatgaggaggaagaggaggagggggttgggAAGGATGCTGAGGGGAATGGAAAGGGGATGGACACAGAGCAGGTGAAAGGAGACCttgagggaggggagatggtagagaagggggcgagggagggagaggaagttaTGGAGGTAACTGAGGAAGGGGATAAAAACAGTGAAGAGGAGGAGTCTAAGGGTAAGGGTGGAAcaagaggggggaaggaggaggtggaggtaagTCAAGACAAGGGaggggtggtgatggaggagcagagggcagggcaggtggaggagcaggagaagggggagaacaGTGAGGCTCAGGCAGAGATAACCAAGGGCgccaccacagaccaccacaaGGAACCAAGCCCGGAGGCCCCGCCCTCTGACACCGTTTCACCCGGCGACGTCCCTGCCGCTAAGAGTGCCAACCGCCCACCCCCCGTTGCCTCCCAGCCGGCTGGAACAGCAGCCCAGACCCAGAGCAACAAACCTTCCCCGAGCCCACAGACCCACCAAACCCCTGACCCGCCCGCACAGGAGCAAGCTGCTGCCCCCGGGCCCGATCCGGCCCAGAGCTCAGTCCCTGAAATACAAGGGACCCAAGATAAAACGGAGCCCCCGAAACCTCAAGAAACTCCCAGCGCAGAAGCTGCTCCCAGGCCAACGGAGAAAGCAGGAGAAAAGCGTGGCCGGTCCCGGAAGGAGAAAGCCAAGCGGAAGGACcgcgcctcctcctccggtAGCTCCGGCTCCTCCAGtggctcctcttcttcctccagtGGCTCCAGccactcctcgtcctcctcctcgtcctcctcgtccagcagccgtgggcgtggccgggacAGCGGCAAGCGGCACCAGCGGCCGGTGGACCGcgagaggaagaagggggcTGAGAAGAGTTTTCACAAGCGGGGCTCGAGCGGCGGCGGGAAGAGGGAGTCAGCGAGCaccaaggagaagaagaggaggagcgaTGGGGGTAGAAGTAGGTTGTCCCGGGGGGACAAGGACCCCAAGGACAGAGACAGGAAGGATAAGAGGCACTAGGCCACACCTCTACAACCCTCCTGCCTGGCGGACGCAGTTTCTTTACAAAGcaggctttttttcttttacatgtATGGCCTGttgaaataatgtgtgtgtgtgtgtgtgtgtttgtgtgtgtgtgtgtgtgtgcgtgtgtgtcgccACTGAGCCATTAGTTCGATAGCCGTATCCTCTTGTAGTCCTTTGAGTGCGggcatctttcttttttttttactctcgaAACGATGTCAAAGATGAGATCTGTCTGGCTAAATGTATGATGTGCAAATTAGATGTTTAACAACGTTTTCTTTTTGTACCGGTTAACAATCAGCTTCAAATAAAGTGAGAATATGTTTCAATGTGTTGTGTCATTCAGCCTTTACTACTTGGTAGGTTTATTGTAACATACCTTTTTTGTGAACCCTAGAAAATATCGCTGGAGAATAACTATTTTGTTAAAATAGAAACTGCCTATAATGAGTCCCAAGAGAAGCATATCCAGGGGGACAGGATTGAACCCTGTGGTGACTCAACTAGACAGGTCCCAGAAAAGACAGTTCTTTATTGCTCAGCTTCTGACTTGTGTGTCACACCTTTGAGCTTTCACGTGTAGGGATAGAGCTTTCCCGATAGAGCGCAACAGTGACGCCCTCCAGGTCTGATTCCGGAAGTAAaataggggagagccgggtctaTTGAAGCAATGGACATATTAAAGCACGGGACGACGCCTGACTGACCAACCCCGGGAAATTTCGTGTAATGACGTCCCaccgttcaaatgttatccccCGAACCTGTTTTCGAGAGCTCTAAGTAAAATCCTTCCTGCAGTAGTTTTTTTTGTAATCGTTTTTTGTTTCATGTCATATGACTATAAAACAGATGAATTAGTACTTAAACCTGTGCTAAGTTGTGCAATGTCAGAGTTTTGAAGTTTAGAGGTAAAAAAGGTTTTAGGGTCAGTAGTCGCTGTCGGGACGATTGATACTTGTTTCAAACGCAACAGGTGTCATGTTATCCGGTTGACCTGGTAGTttttgttaaaaataaataaaaggatgttcaACTGTGTATCCCTAAACATGACTTAGGACAGGGAAATAAGTAAATTGAATGCCAATGTCGTCATCCAAAATAAGCAAGGTGAGTTTTAATCGAAATATGCATCTTGACAATTACGCACaggccaaaaatatattttgacctATTTATATTATGCGGAATTATGTGAAATTTTAGCAATGACGAGTACACTAGTATGTTGTCCGTtatgttgcataaaaacaagagtaaggtcaatagtttatttttaaaatatgctgtttcattcttcccgcatgtgtgtttcaaacgGGGCGTTTGAAGCAAATGTCAACTTacgttcaaagttaaaaaaaaacagctcgatcatccaacatatgttagTGGTGctgagatgatgcctcatgaaacgtcaaagcctcgcagccagatgaaccatcaaagtggttcgacctcgaagcttcaaatgagtacgctagggacacctagtggtgaatgaaattatgatgaaaaagagtttcctatgatgatgtgatgtttgcttcgtacaacatcaaaacatttgagaattaaagtcatttcagtgatacgtgtgagtgtgccgttcataaatatctcccgaacTCAAGGTAGAAAAACATCATTTGACAaagattttaagtcatcccgggcaaaatagaatgtctaataattgtaataataaaacaactgcatgatgactgagaatgagtgtgattaattgCATAGCGATtcaagtgatcttggaactgggtagtcttctttttgtaaaaatgtgccaattgtgaacccatatcgcggaacagcccgagatgaagcctcgaacgtcacacgcTACGTAATTTCTATGTGAATGTGAATCCTGCTCGacacggagcttcgctgggggaggagccgaggtaggcctgctcgacacacgccccgatgcctcgacgcaaaccataacatcactaacATATGTATTCAATTAcacttgtaactaagagaacacatgtgagttgttgatcacatgttgaaattatttgtatacgtaacgtcatctttgaaaaatacgtttaactgaaaagtttttccatcgacccggctctcccctaccattcattttattttcagaaaatCTTTATGCTCAGTTTTAAGCCTGGAAACAATCCAATCATCCGTCAGGTTAGTCGTTACCATAAAACATTTCATTGCCACAAATTATTTGGAAAACACGAGCTTGTTGTTTTGCTTTTCCCAATAAGTTATCAGTAGCCTATCACTACCAAGTCCTTCCGTGCTAGCAGCACATCTGTCGGAGTGACGTAAAAAGCCCTCAATGAAGAAAACAGTCACgttgaataaaaatgtaattcatTTATTAAAGTTCAACTGTCTTAATTGCGGCTTGCTTTCAAAAGATACCATGGAATATGTGCATATTTCACAGCCAGTGGAACCTATTTTACACCAAAAACAAACCCATTTACGGCAGCTCTGACATGTACCATTGTAAAGGTAACGAGTGAGCTGTGGTTTGGAGTAAAAGCCGGCTAAATCATTTATCTTTAGATTAGTTTCTGACTGAAGTGCACTATTCATGATAAATCCTCTTCTAGGTTATGTACGGTAAATTAACCTCTAAATATAACTCAAACTTGCAAGCAACGTCAAGtgcataggcctactgtagtAGGCTACCTCATCACAGCGTCTCTCCTATCCAGTGTTGTATAGTAGCGAAGTAGAAATACTtcgttactgtacttaagtagtttttttggatatttctactttactttactacttatatttatctgtacttttacttttacttcgcTACATTTTGCGAAGAAAACTGATACTTTTACTCCGCTACATTTCCCTTGAAACCTTCGTTACTCGTTACAAAATCAACTcagctttagaaaaaaaaaaaagaatcatgagAGATATGAGAATAACGTCGGGGACTGTGGTAGAACACAGACTGCGAGCCTGTTTGGCGAATCAGCTGTCCCAGCGCACGTTCGCAAAGCCCCCTTGCTTAGTTACTGTTGCTACACCGATCAAAACTCCTACGACtgtcaacacacaaatgcatggctAGGACGAGGGCAAGGGCTATCAAAATTCTACTATTTGTATCAGGCTGGTTTGTACACGCAGTATTACAACACTATCTTATACACTTCCATACGCTGTATATGTGCCATTTTTGCTACAAAGCTAATTTAAATACCCTTTTTGGGCAGGGACTTAAGTTTTCCGAAAATCCGCGATCCTGGATGACACCCAAATCAATATTAAGTAACGTGTACCAGCGCTTGCGGGATAATAGGTCGGGCTACGATATCTGTCAGtgtcagtgatttttttttggagtaactccgcgacagcatccagatcatggcaaaatggactgcaatatgcagtggaaggatgttttcaaaaaagatcaacaacgaaggggaaacaacaataatcgaagcaaaatcatacaggtctcaatcaaaaaattagAAACTTCCCGACCTCAAAATAAATACCACCAGCGCAACATTTTAAACTAGTAAGGTTCTTTCACCGCTTTTTTATTAACAGCAGTTACTTGTACTTTTACATtcagtacttaagtacatttaatatcagaaaagtacttttgatacttaagtacagtaaagatcagatactttaatacttttacttaagtactattctaaaaggtgacttttacttttaagtaattttccagtaaggtatctgtacttttacttaagtatggcttttgagtactttatacaccactgCTCCTATCACAGGAACCAAGAATCAAATCATTTCGGGCAGTGTTCAgaatattgtgttcatgtaacatGTTCAAGAAGAAAGATGCATCACTGGCTTTCGGAATTCGgaatggaattcgcttttttggcaatttttgcaaaattacttgaaatcgttatcataacccacttacagccactgagttagaagtactgacatgaaaataaaacaagtcaatcatctgtggaacgggcagggctcgaaaaactccagccaatgatttccagagccaccgagttgcattggacagtaagtacgtcaatcaaacggtcgtactgcactccccctcccccgcgccccgcgcgcgaccccttcgtgcagcactcgtgacccagagctcgtgacccagagcaagctcctgtttgttgttatcctgcggtagctactggaactagttaatccacatttggacctagcagtagaagaccatttccatggcagacaagacgccaccatcaccaccaccaccaccaccaccagcaaagagaaggaaaaccctacgctagcctggctcactctcgtgcatctgtgttcgcgctcgtgcatgattgcgcgtccaggtacttggaatgggtggagtcagagtcagcgttgaaggagagggggtaggaccatttgagttgtgtgttttcaaaatctgctggcgtttcacaaatcccatacccaacctttaagtatactctgaaagtaggcctacttgtagTTTTTTAATATAGAAAATTATCAAGTGCATGTTAAGGCGATTTAGGGTTTCAATTGTTTAAGTTAAAGGCACAATAAAAAATAGTCTTTGTTTTATAATTACAAAATTTATAAAAACATGTCTGACGCTTTTTATAATTTGTAGCTCTATGTATTGATAACATTTTGAAAGCATTTTTTGCAGTTGACACTTCAGTTATTTCTTTCatccattcataaaaaaaatgatatttaatGTAAACAAAACTCCAcatatcaataaatatatgTCATTTGTCTTTTTGTAATTTAGGAGAAAATGTCCCACACAGTGAAAACGAATACGCAccaaaacgtaaaaaaaataaaagtatgaaCTACGATACAGGACTGGCTTTAGGCATCTGTAGCGGACTTGAGTTGTTCCAGTTCCATCTCAGTATTTGCGGGGACCTTTTTATGGCCCTTCTGAAACACGGCCGCGATCTCCTTGAAGGATTTCCCCTTTGTCTCCGGGACCTTCAGGTACGTGACAACCGTGAAGACCAAAAGCAGCCCAGCGAACAAGATGAATACATAACTCCCCAGAAATtcctaaaaaaacaaaactcagaATGAACACGACGATGACATGCCAATCACATCCTGTCCTACACCACACACAGTCTACGAAGAGGATTAAAACCATATGTGAATATTTTTATTCTgattttaaagtcagaattctgagattaaagtcagaactccAAAAAGTAATCAGTTCTTTtaaatcagaattctgatttGATACTCAAtattctgagattaaaatcaGAATTCTAATTTTAgaatcagaattctgagattaaaatcagaacaacaaaaaaatattcacatgtggccctaatcctcttccttATGAGTCAGTAGAACTTCGCTCACGGATAATCATGAGGCAGAATATTTGTCTGCAAGTTGATTTAACCCCTTCAACATTATTTTCTTTATGttctgtatatatgtataaactAGTGACCCCCTATTCATTTCAAGGGACCCCAAGTAGGGTCCTAAAACCAAGGTGGAGAAATACTGATGCAGACGCTGTGATGGGGTTGGTTTACCTGTATGTAAGGGAAGGTCATGCCGATGAGGAAGTTGCAGGTCCAGTTGCAGCAGCCAGCGAGAGCGATGGCGGCCGGTCGGGGCCCCTGGCTGAACAGCTCCGCCACGATGAACCACGGAATCGGACCCGGCCCGATCTCAAAGAAAGACACAAAGAGGAACACAGCCGACATGCAGACGTAGCTCATCCATGAGTAGTCCATCTGAAGAGAAAGACAAGATGAACACAAAGAGTGAGACCGTGAGAAAGAAGAGTGAGCAAGTGAGAATACACAAGTCAAGTATATTACTATTTGACCATTTTAATCATTTATCAGATGCTTAAACCACAGAAACTCATTTTTATACACATCTTCAGTGAGAACGTATATCTGGCTTGGGACCTAAATGTATAGACTCTGGAAGTCGGGTTTGGAACCCACAACCTGGTCGAGTCAAACACCCTCGGCCCTCGACAATCCATGATTATAATAGATGTACTGCAGTTGCATTCAACTGAATGCATATACTTAAGCGTTTcagttaatttgtttgtttagtCTTAAACTATGTTGAATCTGTTAATCTATGAAAACACTGGATGtgataagtaagggataatcacctcaaggcagggaaATGAACAGTTTTCCTTTtcatttcatgtaggctacgccgtctatgCTTCGCCTTTTTGGGCTTGTCCCTGAAAATTTAAACTATGCCCCAATcacgcccacatttcccacggcaccgtgtatataaggcggcgcataccgccgctcatcctcccttttctttcagaaTTGTACTGATCAACAGCATGACTTCTAAGCTTCAAGAACCCTGTGGCAGCAGCGTGGGCGAGGCGACAGACCAcagcccttttcagggccacggGAGAGCGGTTCCTTAGGAGGTGGGCCCTTTTCAGGGTCTCATTGTGCTTCCTGTCCCGCTTCCCTGGCGCCGTGTGACGGGCACCTGGTGTGCTTCAGATGTCTTGGCGCTCTCCAGGCACCTCTTCTTCTCAACATCGGTGGACCTCTCTGAGGCCATCGACATTTTTAAGGCCGGAGTTCCGGACGACGACGACCACATCAAGGTGGACGACATCGCCTCCTTGAACGACGTCTTTGCGGACTCTGCATCCGGGTTCTCCCACTCCAGTCTTACACCGCCACGGTCGTCCCCAGGGAGAAGCCACGCCGGATGGCCAATCTATTTGGCAAAATCAGCGCTGGCAGCGCTtttctgtccgggcgccggatggcgtccTACCGAGAAGCCGCTctcccccgaccgcctccagaagcagattatCTGCCTGACGGACAGATGGTTCGTCTGTGCCTCACAATCTGCGGCAGCGGTCAACAAtctcgccctgctctcctctgccctggtctccttgtcggctggcagggaggcttatggcccggaggaagccgcaaGATGGCTGGTGGTTCCCCGcttctccagcgccatcctccagctatgccagccgatagccgtttcggccggccggcatatggtcTGGACGACCATGATCCAGCCGCAGCCGGGGAGAGCAGCACAGCGGAGACAGAAGCACCGCAAGCTGGCTCCCAGTTTTTCTTTCCATAATAAAGACTGTTTGTCCGAAAGGCAGTACATACTTCCTAAAGAGCAATATTCCTTAGGCCAACTGTGTCCTACGCTTGTTGTGCATTCCTCTAGGCTGCCTCTTTCCCCTCCTCAGTctggtggctgtagggtggcggccgGACGGCGTGTTTACATAAcctctggttcatctgcttcaaTTAAGCAGCGTCCCTTTGAGCTAACCCTTGGCAGAGGTGGCCAATCTCTTGGGGAAAGGGACCATCACTaccgttcccccccacgagtcacaCCTCGGGTTTAACTCTAACTACTTCccggtttccaagaagtcaggggagaaGAGatctattctggatcttcgcgtgttcaacagatttgttgccgcgaggaaattcagaatgctcactatcagagcgctgctccgatgtgtgagagagggcgactggttcacatccctggatctcaaggatgcttacttccgcgtccctgttcggcaggcgcacaggaagtttctccgctttgccttaaTGGGGGTGGtgtacgagtaccagtgcctGCCATTCGGCCACTCCCTGGCCCCGCGCACCTTCtcaaagtgtgtggagacggcgttgggaccgctcaggcgtcagggaagaGGGTTCTCTTCTACCTCGACGACctacttattctgagcaactcagaggaAGCTGCGAGAAGGGAAACCATCTCtctcctgggttttgccatcaactgggaaaagagctccccgctccccagccggcagatcgtctacttggggctttgcctagactcagccaccatgacagCGATGCTCTCGCCTCCTTGACGAAATGCAATCCTTTTGGCACTCTCCCGCTTTTGCGTTCGCAGAAACGtaaccgcactgtccaccatgttagggctgatggcagccgcccatcccgtggttcccctgggtctgctctttatgcgcagactccagaggtggtttgctcgccaacggttggaccccatgcgacacaagctcagggtgctcctcgtaccccgttcggtgtcgcaagacctggaatattgggaaaacccccccgcccttctcaggggtgttcccctgggcagagtGACGTCCGACTTAGTGGTCTTCAAGGACACCtcattgacgggttggggaggaacgtgcctctcccACTCAGTCGGAGGCAAGTGGCTTACACCCCccacagcacacataaatgtgttggaactTGCCGCTgggaggaaagtgctgttgcatttctttcacctggtacgTGGCCGCCACATTCTGATCAGTACAAACAGCGTGTCAGGGGCGGTGTATataaacagacaggggggagtgcgCTCCTCTGCTCTCGACCGAAAGGCGGTctagctctggctttgggctcttcagtatctcctcagtctaagagccctgcatatcgctttggggcggacctcatgtctcgcggcggtccccgccgagacgagtggtgcttacatcccgacattgtcagactgatctggcagaggttcgggacggctcaggtggacctgttcgcgtccagggagaacacactgcaggtggtggttctctctcaaccctcgggatcttcccccatTAGGGGtggatgcgttggcacacacaccttggccgctcCCTTGTATTACAGGAGAGGTTATCCCTCATTGTAGTGGCTTCAGAGAGTAGTTTCCATAGCTAGCGGCACTCTCACAGACGGCGCCGTGGCCGGTACCCTTCAGAtgggatgcgctttcacaggcccacgggacagtgcaccacccgcccgatgtttCAGGAcagctgttggtttggctcctgagaggttgatcctgcagggcaaaggtttgcccgAAGCGGTTATCAACAGAGTGCTCGTgcaccttctacttcttccctctagaCGCCAAAGTGGGGCGCTTTCTCTAATTGTTGTGACAGAAACCACGCTGTCCAATCTCAATGCAAGGTGGGACGCGTGCTTGCATTTCTACAgtacttattggaaaaaggtttggccttctccacggtgtttgcttagcctactctcggcagggcttagCGCCACCGTTGGCATTAAAGCTCACTCGACACGGGGCATgaccgcttcaacggctctactcaaagGCGTTTCAGTGGAAgtcatctgcgcggctgcgtcttggtcttcccccggcccctttgtccgtttttacatgttagacatgtccaggggctctcTCAGCCACTCTGTGTTGGAATCCAGGGCCCCttctacggcttaagaatataggcATGTTCTTTTAAGCGCACCTCATCCTCCCTTATCCTCAACACAggggccccccagggctgtgttCTGTCCCCTCTGCTGTACTCCCTATGCACACACGATTGTGCAGCCACTGCAGACTCAAATACCATCATAAAGTTTGCTGGCGACACCGTAGTGCTAGGCCTAATCCACAACAACAATGAGACGGCctacctggaggaggtgagCTGCCTGAGAAAAATGGTGTCAGAAAAACAATCTCCACCTCAACGCAAGCAAAACTAAGGAGATGCTGGTGGACTTTGGGAGGACGCAGGTGCGGGACTACACTCCTTTAACCATAAATGGGACCCCTGTAGAGAAGGTGGATACATTTAAGTACCTCGGTGTCCAGATCACCGATGATCTGACGTGGTCTACCCACCTTGACACCGTTGTAAAGAAAGCCAGACAGAGACTGTTCCATCTCAGGAGGCTGAAGAAATTCAGAGCATCCAAACCATTCCTGTGGAGCTTCTACACCTGCACCATCGAGAGCATGCTGACTGGGAACATCACCGCTTGGTATGGGAACACCACCATGCAGGACCGTAAGGCTCTGCAGCTAGTTGT belongs to Gadus chalcogrammus isolate NIFS_2021 chromosome 5, NIFS_Gcha_1.0, whole genome shotgun sequence and includes:
- the pnn gene encoding pinin, with translation MAVVVRSLQDQLEKAKESLKNVDENIRKLTGRDPNESRPGQLRRLSGPMAAGPGGGRGRGSNLLRRGLSDMGGGAPPAKQRDIEGALLRLAGDQRARRDSRHDSDAEDDDDVKKPALQSSVVATSKERTRRDLIQDQTMDERGKQRNRRMFGLLMGTLQKFKQESNVATDKQKRRCEIEQKLEVQAEAEKKKVEGERRELFEERRAKQTELKLLEQKVELAQLQDEWNSHNVLLVKFIRTKAKPHIFYKPGKVCSATQKLLDESTKNLNVVFEERREAFAEHLSKMEARPRRQINRDTDAGAMKRDQSAEGKPAGQVVKVTGNRGDLEMEEDEEEEEEGVGKDAEGNGKGMDTEQVKGDLEGGEMVEKGAREGEEVMEVTEEGDKNSEEEESKGKGGTRGGKEEVEVSQDKGGVVMEEQRAGQVEEQEKGENSEAQAEITKGATTDHHKEPSPEAPPSDTVSPGDVPAAKSANRPPPVASQPAGTAAQTQSNKPSPSPQTHQTPDPPAQEQAAAPGPDPAQSSVPEIQGTQDKTEPPKPQETPSAEAAPRPTEKAGEKRGRSRKEKAKRKDRASSSGSSGSSSGSSSSSSGSSHSSSSSSSSSSSSRGRGRDSGKRHQRPVDRERKKGAEKSFHKRGSSGGGKRESASTKEKKRRSDGGRSRLSRGDKDPKDRDRKDKRH